The Gammaproteobacteria bacterium genomic sequence CGTCATTGCGAGGAGCGGAACGACGCGGCAATCCAGCGTGTGTCTGATCGGGTCGATGGTTTTGCTTCGATGCCCGCCATGTTTCGGTCGCGGATAACGGCTAATCAAAGCCGACGACGGCGACTTGTTCAAAAGGCTCGCTAATACTCGGAACAAGCACTTCTCGCGATGGCGGCTCGCCAGACGCCGTAAACGATCAAGGCGGATTCTCCGGCAGTCCCGCCACGAGTCGCGCCCAATCGATGCTGATCGTTGGCACGGCATTCGTTATCAAGAGTCCTTCGAACTCGGAGATCACCGGGCGACCGTAACCGCCATTCGCCCATGAGTACACGGTCACTACGCGATCCGTTGGATGCACCAGCCAGTATTCCGTCACACGGTGGCGCTCGTAGGCCGCGAGCTTGACGGTCTGAGCGTGCGCGGCGGTGGAAGGCGAGAGCACTTCGATGACGAGATTCGGCGCGCCGCGGCAGCCGTATGTGTCGAGCTTGGCCGGATCGCACACCACGACAATATCGGGTTGTACGGCGGTGATAATCTCGTCGTTCGCCTCGTCGGCGTCCGGCAGGCGCACGTCGAAAGGGGCGACATTCACCTCGCAGAGGGATCCTCCAATGCGTCGGCGATCTGGCGATACAGCTCGCCAACCAGACGCTGGTGTATCCTCACCGGCGGCGCCATGGCGTAGGCCATGCCGTCGATCAGCTCATAGCGCACGTCTTCCGGCCAGGTACGGTATTCGCGGTACGTATGGCGTTGCGTATCGCGCAGCGGCAATCCCATGGTCCCCTCGCTTGCGTCATTTGGTTAGCATAGCATGGCCCGTGTGGCCAACTTAGCGTCCTTAGCGTCGCCGGTGCCTGCGGGCGGCGGCCCGTGACACCCATGTGGAATGATCAGATGAGCACAAGGCGATATCGTGGCATCTCGAAGGCCGTGCTGCTCGCGGCAACGATTGCCTGCGTCGCCTGCGGGGGCGGCGGTACCGGACAAAGTATAGATGACGGAGGCAGCGGGAATCCCGGTCAGGTCGAAGTACGCCTGCAACGCGCCTATCCCAATCTCACCTTCGACACGCCCGTGGCGATGGTGCAGGCGCCGGGCGACGGCGCGCACTGGTACGTGGTCGAGCGTCTCGGCGTGGTGAAACGCTTCGACGCGGACAATAACCGCACCGCCATGAGCACGATTGCCGCCGCGGTCACAGTCGACGCCAGCGGGGAAGGTGGGCTGTTGGGCTTCGCGCTACATCCGGACTTTGCGAGTAACGGTCAGGCGTTTCTGTCGTATACGGTCACCGGACCGGACGCGAACACGCCGCTGGTGTCGCGCATCTCGCGCGTGACAAGCACGGATGGCGGCCGCACGTTCGATCCCGCCAGCGAGGAGATTCTGTTCAACCTCGATCAGCCGTTCACGAACCACAACGGCGGACATCTCGCGTTCGGGCCGGACGGACATTTGTATATCGCCTTTGGCGACGGCGGTGGCGGCGGCGATCCGCGGAACAACGCGCAGAACCGGGACAATTTATATGGCGCCGTGTTGCGCATAGTCGTGGACGGTGGTGAGCCATACGGCATCCCACCCGACAACCCGTTCGCCGACGGCAATGGCGCGCCCGAAATTTACGCATATGGATTGCGCAATCCGTGGCGCTTCAGCTTCGATCGCGCGGATGGAAAACTATGGCTGGGCGATGTCGGCCAGGGTGAGCGCGAAGAGATCGACATCATCGAGCGCGGTGGCAACTACGGCTGGCGGTGCTACGAGGGCAGCCTTGTTTTCGACTCGACCGGTTGCGCTGCGCGCCGAAAATATTCGTTCCAGGTCGCGGAGTACGGCCATGACGAAGGCCAGTCAGTCACCGGCGGCTTTGTCTATCGTGGCGATGCGATTCCCGGATTGCGGGGTGTTTACGTATTCGGCGATTTTGTCGCCGGCACGGTCTCCGGATTGTTTCCCGAAGTGGGAGGCGGTTTTGCACGGCGCGTGATGGCAAGTACCGATCTCGGCATCGTCTCGTTTGGCGAGGGCGCGAACGGTGAGTTATACGTGGTGGACTTCTTTGGCGGCGGCCTGCATCGGCTGGTGGTGGATCCACCGTAGGTACGACGACGTCAATATGCCGGATGCGGCCCGTCATTCATCGCGAATTTTATTTGCCCCGGACAGGCAAAATCGCGGCGCGCGCTCCGTGCGCGCCGCGATTCGCCCGCGTGGTTTTATGTAACCTAAGCCTACGCGTTGGCGCCGCTTCTCCTGATGGGGCCATTGACACCCTGAGGGAAGAACCCACCGCGTACTGCCGCCGCTGGCGTCAGATACACGATGTTCAGCACCTGCTCCGCGCTGCGGCTGAAGGCGAGCCCGTTCCGGTCGGTTGGAACGATATTGGAATTGCCCCGGATGTCGATGATGCCCTGATCGAGATCGTCCGGGCCGTCCAGCGAGTCGCGCGCATCCGAGATTGCGATTGACGGGGCATCGAGTCCCAGCGACAACAACACGGTGCGTATATTGGCCGCGTGATACGCCTCGACGGCAAGCAGTCCGGCTGCGGCTTCGAGAATGTCTTTGTTCTTCAGCAGCGGCGCCGCGCCCTTGTAGCCCGTCACGCCGACGTCCTCGAAAATATAAGCGCCGAGCAGAAAGCTTTGCTCATCGGCGAACGGGTCGAACGTGTCCCCTAGACCGGCCGCCTGCGCTGCCGCGTTGAAGCTGGTCTTGAGATCGATCTGCGGACGCGCCACCGCGCCTGAACCCAGCGCTGTGCGCAGGAACCTGACATGCGCTTCCTCGTCGCGCGCAATTTCTCTGGCGTATTGGCGGATTACCGGGGTAGCGAACGTTACCTGGCTGCCACCGATGACGTTACCACGCCGGCCCGTGCCGGTGGTGTCCTCGTCAGCCAGCCCAAGGCCGAATACGGCGCGTAGGTAGTATTCGGCTTCCAGATATTCCAGATTCAGCGCGAAATTAAGCACGGCGGCGTCGATCGCGGCAAGACCGGTGCCTGCGGTGTCCACACGCGCCTCAGCCACCCTGGGCAGGAAGCCGGCGGAGCCCAGCAAACCCAGACCGCCGAGGCCCATACCCATGATGCTGGCCTGGCCTAAGAAGCGGCGGCGTTCGGCGCGTTTGCTGACCATTTTCTCCAGAGGATTTACAATTTTCGAGCTTTCGTCATTCATAATTTTACTCCTGATGGGATAAATATCCCGCGGCCCGCGGGATCAAGGTAGAAAGCGTGGCCGGGTGCATGTTACGTCATTGCACCGGACGCAGCAATGAGTCTTACCCGACAACTCCTGCGCCATTCGTGTTTGCTGTCGCGAGTTCTACAACTCCTAAAAGCAAACCGTTCACTTGACATATCCATTGCTTGACGTATGCGAATCGGCACGAGTCAAAGTACGAAAATACATTAGACCCTTACGTAAGTCACGCTCAGACAGATGCGTTTTTCGCGTTAAGCCGGGCAGGTTCATGAAAAATTCATGAAGTTGCACAACATGAAGTTGCACGAATTTCTAATGGTCTGGAATATTTTCCCATCCCAACCACAATAACATTGTACTAGGCTGATGTCAGCGCGCAACCCGCGCGCGGACCGGACATGGATAAGGATTGGGAGTAATCGACGAATGTCACGCAATCGGGCGACTGACGTCAACTAAGGTTACTGGCGCGCTTTTTAACCTCATCCCAGAGCGCATCGAGCTCGGCCAGGGTGCAGTCCTCGGGGCGGCGCCCTTGCTCCGCTAGGCGCGCCTCGATGGCCTGAAAGCGGCGTTCGAATTTGCGGTTGGCTACGCGCAGCGCGCGCTCGGGGTCGATGTCGGTGCGCCGCGCAAGGTTGACCACGCAGAACAACAGATCGCCGATCTCTTCCTCGGTGCGCGCGGGCGCGGAGTCATCGGCCAGCGTCTCGCGCACTTCCGCGATCTCCTCGTCGATCTTGGCAAAGATATCCGCGCGATCGGGCCAGTCGAAGCCGACATGCGCGGCGCGTTTCTGGAGCTTGTGCGCCCGCGTCAGCGCGGGCAACGCGGCGGCCACGCCGCCGAGCGCGCTTTGCCCTTTATACCCGGCCGCGGCACGCTCGCGTGCTTTTTCCGCTTCCCAGGCGGCCTCGCGCGCCTGCTCGCTTGCAAAGTGCGCATCGCCGAATACGTGCGGATGACGCCGCACCAGCTTGTCACAAGCTGTTCTGGCCAGGCTATCAAAACTGAAAAGGTTCTGCTCGTACGCCAATTGCGCGTGATAGATAACCTGCAACAGCAGATCGCCCAGCTCGTCCCTGAGAGCGTCCGAGTCGCCACGTTCGATCGCTTCTACGAGTTCATACGTCTCTTCCACGGTGTGCGGTGCAATGCTGGCAAAGGTCTGGCGCAGATCCCAGGGGCAGCCCGCTTCAGGATCGCGCAGTTGCGCAACGATGACTAGCAGGCGCGCGACATTATCCATGATTGTTTACGGGTGGATCTATCGAGTCGGTGGTCTATCAAAGTCGGTGCGATTAAAATCGGATCAGAAATTCAACCGCAGGCCAACGTGGATGTTGTCGTCCAGTTCGGCGTCTTCGGCATTGTCGAGATCGACCTCCATCTTGCGGTAGCCGATAAACCCGGAGGTGCGCGGAATAAACTCGATCTCAAAGCGCGTGTTGAAGTCCAACATGCTGTCGCCTTCGCCGGTGGTGGTGATATCCGGCGCATAAAACGCCTCGGCGGAAAGGTGCATCGGAATGTTCGCGGGAATGGTATACGTCACCTTACCGCCCAGCGCACCCGCGGCGACGGTCTCGTCCGCGTCGTCCAGCGAAAAGGCGTAGGCCTTGACGCCGGCGCCGAAGCTGAACGGCAACTGGCCGGGCGGCTGACCGTACGCCATCACCCCGCCATTGAGCATTACGTCGCTGTCTTCGTTGTAGAAAACCGCCGCCATCGCGTCGCTGTTGGAGGTGCCAAGCGGCTTGGCGTAGCCGATCTGTGCGGCGCGCTGGCTTAAGAAAACTTCGAGCTGGTCGGCGTGCGCCGCGCCTACCGCGCCTGTACCGACAGCCAGAAACAATGGGAACAATGACCTGTGACGCATGGCAATCTCTCTTGCGGCGAATTTCAAGGATAACGATATGGCC encodes the following:
- a CDS encoding PQQ-dependent sugar dehydrogenase, with protein sequence MSTRRYRGISKAVLLAATIACVACGGGGTGQSIDDGGSGNPGQVEVRLQRAYPNLTFDTPVAMVQAPGDGAHWYVVERLGVVKRFDADNNRTAMSTIAAAVTVDASGEGGLLGFALHPDFASNGQAFLSYTVTGPDANTPLVSRISRVTSTDGGRTFDPASEEILFNLDQPFTNHNGGHLAFGPDGHLYIAFGDGGGGGDPRNNAQNRDNLYGAVLRIVVDGGEPYGIPPDNPFADGNGAPEIYAYGLRNPWRFSFDRADGKLWLGDVGQGEREEIDIIERGGNYGWRCYEGSLVFDSTGCAARRKYSFQVAEYGHDEGQSVTGGFVYRGDAIPGLRGVYVFGDFVAGTVSGLFPEVGGGFARRVMASTDLGIVSFGEGANGELYVVDFFGGGLHRLVVDPP
- a CDS encoding ferritin-like domain-containing protein encodes the protein MVSKRAERRRFLGQASIMGMGLGGLGLLGSAGFLPRVAEARVDTAGTGLAAIDAAVLNFALNLEYLEAEYYLRAVFGLGLADEDTTGTGRRGNVIGGSQVTFATPVIRQYAREIARDEEAHVRFLRTALGSGAVARPQIDLKTSFNAAAQAAGLGDTFDPFADEQSFLLGAYIFEDVGVTGYKGAAPLLKNKDILEAAAGLLAVEAYHAANIRTVLLSLGLDAPSIAISDARDSLDGPDDLDQGIIDIRGNSNIVPTDRNGLAFSRSAEQVLNIVYLTPAAAVRGGFFPQGVNGPIRRSGANA
- the mazG gene encoding nucleoside triphosphate pyrophosphohydrolase, which produces MDNVARLLVIVAQLRDPEAGCPWDLRQTFASIAPHTVEETYELVEAIERGDSDALRDELGDLLLQVIYHAQLAYEQNLFSFDSLARTACDKLVRRHPHVFGDAHFASEQAREAAWEAEKARERAAAGYKGQSALGGVAAALPALTRAHKLQKRAAHVGFDWPDRADIFAKIDEEIAEVRETLADDSAPARTEEEIGDLLFCVVNLARRTDIDPERALRVANRKFERRFQAIEARLAEQGRRPEDCTLAELDALWDEVKKRASNLS